GCTGAGGGGAGAAACACTGACACATCTGCAGATAACCATCTACCTGATGCTGCTTATGGACGTTGACTTTCTTTCCAGCAAATCTTTAATGGTGTTGTTGAGCACAGCTGAGTATTAAGGCAGTAGCTTCACTCTGCAAGTCAAGGTTCAAGGGCAACGGGCCCTGGTGAGTCCCCCTCTCTGCTGGACCAAACACCAAGACCTGCTGGCTGAAAGGCTGAAGCAGGGCAGAAGCCAGCTCGCTGGTGAAGTGCATACAAACATAAAAGTTCTCAGCAAAATAGagcccaagaaaaaaaaaatctttattgaaTGTTTTAGGTATGACTGGAATGCCCATAAAAATAAGAAGGGGGGTCACACATTTCCCAGAGTCTGAGATAGTCGGGCCTGCTGctctcagaaggaaaacatttcatgaaaaagGACATCTACCAGATTTTAGCAGGAGGCCAGAAAAATTCATACTGAAACGTCAGAGATCAGAGATCAGTCCAATGAAAGGTATTGCCAGTGGGCACTGCAAGTGATCCAGGTCAACTACAGCCCTGATCCCTACAAAAAGGATCATAACTCTTAGAGGTTAACAACTTAAGCCAAGTCAACGAGCCCTCTCTGTCCTTGCAGAAGGTAACTGAATCCTAGCCTGGCTGTCTGGAAGAGCCGAAGGCACTTTCTCATTGCTGCTGAAGCCATTGCAAAAATGGTCTGGTGGCAGGAGAAAAAGTAGGgatcattaaaaggaaaaaaaaaaatctcatcagcTGTACTTTGTAtagaaacaaacacaacttTTTGGCTCAGAGGCACCACTCATTTCACTCAGGCCTAAAACAGATGAGAGGACTCAGCTGATGGTTTGAAATACAAACCTGCCCAAAGTTATGTTCGCTTCCGATCACGGATTTAAAAACGCACAACAATTTTTGCATTATACAGCTAAACGAAGTACAACCACATACCACTTGATACCCTGTGCCAACTGACCAGACAGCAAGTTACTTGAACAGAACCAAAACCCAAGATTCCAGAGTAGAAGCCAGCTAAGAGTTCCCAAAATAGCCTCTGCCACGCAGATATGTTTtgttgcactgttttttttttgttttttttttaaggctttagAGAAGTGTCATCTTGGGAGGTATCTGctacataaaattaaaacatgacCATCTGCCCAAAACAGGACAAGTTCCTACCCGTCTCCAAGTCAGAACAGGGAGTGCAGCTGCAACGAACTGTCTTACGCAGACACTGGTGCAAGCACCCActgatgtgtttatttttaaaacaacagaaaaacaaaaatgcctttgttCGCATCCAAGCTCTTATCTCCCCTCCAAAATGTTTGTGGTTTAGGCACAACCGGGAGCTATGTGAAAGAACTGCCTGCAACACATGGGGTTCTGCTTTCCTCAGCCCGTAGCGGAGAGCTGGGGAACCCACAGCTCACGGGGAGGACAgcacctccccagcagcccttcGCTCTGCCTGGGCAGCCTCCTCCACACACTGATCACCCTCTGCCAAAGTTACTACAGTTCAGTCCAGTGCTGGCAGATGTGCAGTTTGGTCTGCCTCGAGCAACTGACAAGGCTTTCCGCACGCTCAGAGCACTTGCAGGAACCAAACAGATGGTTTTCTTCCTGTCCTGGAGCTCCTGGCTCTTGGGGCACATACCAAGTGCAGCACTCGGGGAACTGTAAAGAACCACTCCAGTGCCACCAGTTAAGAGAACCAGGTGAAGGACGGTGCTCCTATCCTGCCTGAGGTGCCATATCCCTGTCTGCAGAACGTAGGCTCTTATTTGAGTATCTGGAAGATGACATTTCTAGTCCTAAAAATGGTATTTCCCCTTCCTAAAAATCTTCCACAAGTCTAACAGTGTCTGGCAGTAATTCAAAGGCTCCTGAGGATCTGCTATTCCAGATCTCTTTGCAGCACTGCTCAAAGAGCTGTCAGCTCTCGTAATCCTGCCTAACAAAGGGAACCTGAGGCAGGTACCACCAGCGCAGCTGAAGTCGCATTATCAAATATGCAAACATGTTATCAATACCTCTTAAATATGGACAACCTCCTGGTAGCACAGAAAACACTCAGAAGCCAAACCCACCTGAAAACGCGTGGTATTTCTAACTCGAATCTACAAGCCACcaggaaatatttctcagaTCTGCAAGCTCCTCCTCATCTGGCCATCCTCTGCCAAAGTTGCTTCAGTTCAAGCTAACACAAACACGTGGGTTAGCCTGAAACCAGACCACAGCCAGGGCTTCCAGATGCTTAAAGCACTTGTAAGCCACATTATCTTGACCTGTACTTTACCACTAAAACCTCCTGTTCTGGGGAAAACCACATACCATTGATGACTTTGCTTCCAGCCAGTGCTAAAAGCTGAAACAGCAACACCTAGTCCACATACCACTTCCTTCTGGTAAAGCAGAGGCTGAAGAACCAGATGTTCTGACAGTTTGTACAGTGAGTCCGACAGCATTAAgatggagctggggctgtgatTGCTGGAGTCATGTAACtaggaggaagggaaaactgGGAACTCTTAAATTAAGATTAAGACCTGCTGAGTTAAGACATGGGTAAAAGGAagtgggtttaaaaaaaaaaacacaacaactcAAATTACGAGATTAAGGGATGGGCAAGGATTTCTGGGTTATTCTAAGATGGCTATCACTGCAATTATGGTTAGGGAGTAAAGATGCTGAAGAGCAAGATTTACTGCTAGTTTGTGCAAGGCTTTtacaatgaggaaaaagaacCAACCCAAGAGAGGTGAATATCCTACAGTTACCTTAGGAATAGGTACTGCTGCTCTATCCTGGCATTGAGGTAATGGTTGAAGTCAGCAGAGGCTGATGAGCTTATTTTATGGGTGATTCTTTCAAAACCCATGGGGCTGGGAAAAGAACTAGTGCTGATAAATTCATGTTTCTCTTCAGTTTAGAGGATAATTCTTGTGTGAGACCTCTTACCCAAGGAGCGGCCTTCCAATAAGCGTGAAATCATCTGCACCAACCAGCAAAACCTATGGAAAATAACTTAATCAGACATATCAGTGGTTCATTACCCTGgcagaaatgcaaacaacattttccaaattctgCAGTCACCATAACGGAGccaaaaagcttaaaaatgcatgtttcaaACCTGACACTGTTACTAGAGAGGAACAGTGGGAAAAGGCAGCTAACAGGCTAGAAACAGATTCATAAAACAGACAGTCTTCCAGGAGAACTTAAATCTACTAAAACATACTTTACAAGTATCTTTCACAGTCATCAGAACACACTGAACTTTTCTGTTCTGGCTCACCAACAGTTGTAAAAGATATGAAAAGCAATACAGGGAAGAATAATATGCCTTTGCGTGGGATCTGAATGAATGGCAGCtactaaaatcatttttttttataccaatTGCAACACATCTCTACAGAAACCCTTTCATCATTCTCCTCCACGAGGCCCCAAGATGAACAATAACGAAATGAACATCTGGCGTGAATTCGCCACCAAGGGACTAACCATTTTGTTTCAGGACATTTCAATCACCTGCCAAAGACATGACTGAAAAAGTTGCCTCTAAACTGGACTTTCAAAGCAGTGGATGAAGTAGAAAAACTGCCCATCTCTCCTTAACCGCTTACTTGGCTCTACCAACTAGATATTAAGCCAAGCGAATCCCACTTCAGTCTTTCATTTAAGATTTGGATTAACGAGCCTCTACAAGTTCCTGCTAGTTAAGCATGGCTAAGGATAAATATATTGAATTGCATATTGGCAATTCTCCCCTGCATGCAccatccctccctccacccAAGACACTCAGCACGATAAGGATCTCACAAAGCACGGAGCGGTGACAGTTCCTCTGGGAGCACTGTCAGTGTTTTGGGTGTTGCAGTCTCAAGGTAAACACAATCTTCAGCTGCCGTCTCTAAAAACAactgtaattttctcttttttttggatGAAGTTAGTACAACAGAAATCCGTCTCCTAACAGAGTCTGGCACAACTCATTCCAACCACATTCGACAGAAATCACATTATCACTAACAGCTTAACTGAGACTGGAACAAAACTAAGGCAAACAGCTGGAGTAAGAACAGGAGATCCAACAGGAACTCTTCAAGACTTTTCTAAAACTGGTTTTCGGTTTTGTCTCACGGAACATTTGTGTGCCATTTGCTCCAGCCCCATGCATAGCATGGCAATCACAGGCACTGTGGACAAGGCACGTTACCTTTTCCATCCGGATTCGGTCTCCGCATTCAGCCTCCAGCACGTTGTCCATCATAATCAAGTCTTCACTGGTTATTTTCCACTGCTTGCTGGCAAAGTGGACCACGGCAAAGAGCCTTCCGTACTGCCCTGCTGCGATCATATTGTTCACCTTTTGTACCACTTCTGTTGGCAAACATCAGGGAAAAAATCAGAGTAGAAAACCCAACAAGGTGTGAAGAGCTGATCAAAATTAATTCAGCCACACTGCTCTCCCCCTAAAACTGTTATCTTCTGGGAATCTCTAAGCAAGGCTCAACAGCGGTGTTGTTTTCTACAGGGTGTGAGCCATCCTTTCACAAAGGTATTTGCCTTTTagttgctggaaaaaaaaacatgcagaagtaAACACCTATGTATATATTGTGCAGTCAATCCAAGGGTGTTCATTTCTTGGCTTGTATCTTAGGCATCCTAAAAGGCACTGTGTTCAAACACAAAGCGTTCCAGAAGAGACAGCTTGTCAACACGCAACCTACATCTGGAAGGGAGCTATCCTCAATTCCCAAGTAATACTAGGACTAGGACCCTAAATACTTTGTAAGGTGCCCCGGAGCATCAGGAAGAGTTCTGCAAACTACGCAGGAAAAAGTGCTCCAGGCATATTAACAAAGCCTGGCCTGAGAACTTGTACCTACAGCAAAATCAGGAGAGACTGCCACAAAAGCTCTTCctatacatgcacacacatccaGAGGTGGTGCCAGGAGCAGCACAAATTCCAGGGACGAGGTCCTGCACAGCACATGCACATAACTCAGTTTTCTGTGATCAGCTTCCTGTGCAGTGAAGCCAAAACCAAGTTTTATGGGAACATCAAAAGGTATTTCTTAACAACTGCCATTCCCCTGCCAAATAGCAGCCTTCCA
The genomic region above belongs to Cygnus olor isolate bCygOlo1 chromosome 5, bCygOlo1.pri.v2, whole genome shotgun sequence and contains:
- the MRPL21 gene encoding 39S ribosomal protein L21, mitochondrial isoform X2 translates to MIAAGQYGRLFAVVHFASKQWKITSEDLIMMDNVLEAECGDRIRMEKVLLVGADDFTLIGRPLLGKELVRVEATVIEKTESWPKINVRFWKRHNYQKKKIITNPQTVLRINTIEIFPCLS